Within the Pseudorasbora parva isolate DD20220531a chromosome 15, ASM2467924v1, whole genome shotgun sequence genome, the region CtttagccgagaactaatatatgctggcttttgcttgaatatgctcgtgtgtcatgttcgcttgtttgtctaTTTGTGATCGTATCGTCGCTCATTTCAACGATGATAAAGAACCGTTCATTTTCACACCGTATGGGGCATCTATAGatcctcactgtctgtttcaagcagcttacaaaatgtgtccgacaagtaagatactaaactcctaatatatgtttgtttcctcttttcatgatctacaCAACCCTTATCCGGTCAGAATTGttatatgtcgttagctggactgtcgtgctcgtgtactatcgagttgttcatgagaacagtttgtgtgtttttgtgattgcttTTAACTCTCTAATCtcgtcataattgtaatatgttcattagttagactgtcgtgctcgtgtaccattgagttgttcatgagaacggtttgggtttttgtgatggaaggggtgactttttcattgaatattcctcctggattagtaacacacagattctgctaTAGTCATTACCTGGGTTActtatgtgtggggcggagctatcaaaataggggtgagacccttttgggggtaggggtaGTGTTTGTTTTGGTAATTTTGATATATAACCAACAgctaccagaaagcacttacgtTAAGTACGGTAAGTTTCCCCACCCTTAAAACTTTTTTATCCAAACACACAATGTGATAACCAAGTTAAGTGTAATTTTTTTCACTGACAATTGTTGCTTTTATTGCATTTCAGCATTAAATCTTGCTGGAATTGAAACATTACAGATAAGTAAAATGCAGTCTatcatctttttttcttcagaatAAAAGAGGTCCAACAATCAGTGCGCAACATGACAGCAGAGAAAAAGATTGAGACCAGAAGGGTCAATGCAAATGGACTGGTAAGCGTCTGCCATCATCTTTGATGAAGTCTGGATGGCAGATAGATAAGCAAACACTAGTAGCTACTGTTCTTTTATGAACCAGATTTAGAATAATGCAAGGACAGCTGATTAAGACTTTAAAATGATATGTGTTtctgtatgttttattttatgacagaaagagagactGCGTCTGAAAGAAGCAAGTCTGACCTCCAGCTAACTCTCTCTGCCATTACCAAAGAGGACCAAATTTCAAGACCCAGGCACTTGCATTATTGGTAGGGTCAGAATGCACCTGCTTGTGAGACACTTTTTCTCCAGACTGCATTTTACTGGACAGGGTGACAGCCTGTCTGTCAGATTAGTGGATCCTGTGTGTAGCCCAACAAATCACTCACTTGCACATTTATGATCCAAAGATCCCTTTAAATATGGTTTAGATATGAAGGAATGCTGTTCAAAtttagaaacatttaaaaaatgtttatattatttataagttTACTCAATCTGCTCTGGGATTTTCACCAGCCTAAACAATTAaagcctggtttcacagacagggcttagattaagccaggattaggccttagttcaattaggacatttaagtagcttttataaacatgccttagggagaaaaaaaaaacattactgatgtgcatcttgagacaaaacaatggtaTTTTAAGATATGCCAGTGCaaattgctttcagttaaaacagctcaaacatgcattttagactGGAACTAATCTTAAACCTTTTCTGTGAAACTGGGGGTGAGTGTTCAAACATGTTAAAACAGCAATCTCGATATCGGACTTGGCAAAAGCACTAACTTTATTTTGTGTATTGAGTAACAAAGTTTTTATTGTCATATTGAATCATTACAGAATGTTACAAAACAAAGATAATGtacatgtaaaataatataattgtaAACTATCCTTATCAGTTTTATTTTGGTCAAcatcacacatttttattaacaacagttaTGTTGCTTTATCACATCTCTGTCATTtaataacagtaatattgttCCTTTAGCATTAAACGCATCACTGTAAAAACTTTTCACTgttataaaaacataattatcCATCCATTTAAATGtagcctaatttttttttttttcacatcaaACATGAAATTCAAAGTGATCAAGACGATTGTGACTTTGTGACCAAAATAGAACCGTtggaatgttttattttattttatacaaatgtacttatttatttacatccaaatGTATCTACATTATAATGGTATCTACATTGATCCACACAGTGGAAAATAATAAGCATATTTTGAATGTCATTCTTTTATAGTAGCCTATTATAACTTATGCAACTTGTTTAATAGTAGGCTACTTTTAATTGCATCCATTGTATTTCTTCACAATATTAAGGCCACATTTAAACgactttcagacaaacacacataaaCTGCCTACAACATTGACGTCAGCGAGTTTAATCCAAGTCGACAGAAGTACAGCGGCACTGTTTCACGCGGCGCACGCGCTTCTTCTTGGTGCTGGGGATTTGCCCGGGACAGATGAGCGTGTAAGTGACAGTCGTGAAACTCTTTGGCTTACACACGGAGCACGACTGAAACGCACTATCCTCTTGATAAACGTGTCGAGGTATGTAGAATGAGTTGCACTGTCCGTAACAGAAGCGATTGATGATGGTGCGCGGCTGGCAACCGTCCTCGTAAATCATCAGTTTCAGCGGCTGCGTTTTACACCAGTCAAGTTTGAGATAACGGCGCTCCGTTACGTGTAAAGCCTCCTGGCTGGAGTCCAGCAAATCGTCCCCGGCTGAAGGCGGTCCCGTTCCACCAGAACTAGCCTGCGGTGTCTGCGGTGACTGTTCCGACTGGTTTGGGCTGTATTTATTTGGGTGAGGAATGGCGCCTTGAAATCCCCCGTTTCCCCTGATCTTCG harbors:
- the grem1a gene encoding gremlin-1a — protein: MTKDALAVTVVVLWLLCNPAKIRGNGGFQGAIPHPNKYSPNQSEQSPQTPQASSGGTGPPSAGDDLLDSSQEALHVTERRYLKLDWCKTQPLKLMIYEDGCQPRTIINRFCYGQCNSFYIPRHVYQEDSAFQSCSVCKPKSFTTVTYTLICPGQIPSTKKKRVRRVKQCRCTSVDLD